In a single window of the Arachis hypogaea cultivar Tifrunner chromosome 6, arahy.Tifrunner.gnm2.J5K5, whole genome shotgun sequence genome:
- the LOC112695631 gene encoding protein NRT1/ PTR FAMILY 4.6, whose protein sequence is MADQEEKEEQKLLAEWKRKKGGFRASMFIFVLSALDNMGFVANMVSLVLYFYGVMHFDLSSSANTLTNFMGSTFLLSLVGGFISDTYLNRFSTCLLFGSLEVMALAMLSVQAGSRHLHPEACGKSSCVKGGIAVMLYTSLCLLALGVGGVRGSMTAFGADQFDDKDPSEAKALASFFNWLLMSSTLGAITGVTAVVWVSTQKAWHWGFFIITIASSIGFITLAIGKPFYRIKTPGDSPILRILQVLVVAFKNRKLSLPESHQELYEISDKDAAVEKIAHTNQIRFLDKAAIVSEKSKADRWKVCTVTQVEEVKILIRMLPIVGSTIIMNTCLAQLQTFSVQQGNVMNLKLGSLTVPAPSIPVIPLVFITILVPIYELFFVPFARKITNHPSGITQLQRVGVGLVLSAISMAVAAIVEVKRRERGRKDPSNPISLFWLSFQYAIFGVADMFTLVGLLEFFYREAPSGMKSLSTSLTWLSMSLGYFLSTVFVNVINGVTKRVSPSKEGWLHGFDLNHNNLNLFYWFLAILSCINFFNYLFWASRYKYKSDQLHPPPPPAAATNHKKPLDQVPLRKMEIN, encoded by the exons ATG GCAGaccaagaggaaaaagaagaacagaAGCTCCTAGCAGAATGGAAGAGAAAAAAAGGTGGATTCAGGGCTTCCATGTTCATCTTTg TGTTGTCAGCATTGGACAACATGGGATTTGTGGCAAACATGGTGAGCCTAGTGCTTTACTTCTATGGGGTGATGCACTTTGATCTGTCAAGTTCAGCCAACACTCTCACAAACTTCATGGGTTCAACTTTCTTGCTTTCCCTTGTTGGAGGCTTCATCTCAGACACATACTTAAACAGATTCAGCACATGCTTGCTTTTTGGATCCCTTGAAGTCATG GCATTGGCAATGCTGAGTGTTCAAGCTGGTTCAAGGCATTTACACCCAGAAGCATGTGGGAAATCAAGCTGTGTGAAAGGTGGTATAGCAGTGATGTTGTACACATCACTGTGCTTATTGGCATTGGGAGTGGGAGGGGTTAGAGGCTCCATGACTGCATTTGGTGCTGACCAATTTGATGACAAGGATCCAAGTGAAGCAAAAGctcttgcaagcttcttcaactgGCTTCTAATGAGTTCAACTCTTGGAGCAATCACTGGTGTAACTGCTGTTGTTTGGGTCAGCACTCAGAAAGCATGGCACTGGGGATTCTTCATCATAACCATAGCTTCCTCCATTGGATTCATCACTCTTGCTATTGGAAAACCATTCTATAGAATCAAAACTCCTGGAGATAGCCCCATTTTGAGGATTCTTCAGGTTCTTGTTGTGGCTTTTAAGAACCGAAAGCTGTCACTGCCAGAATCACACCAAGAATTGTATGAGATCAGTGACAAAGATGCTGCTGTAGAGAAGATTGCACACACCAACCAGATTAG GTTCCTAGATAAAGCAGCGATTGTTTCAGAAAAGTCAAAGGCAGATAGATGGAAAGTGTGCACAGTAACACAAGTAGAAGAAgtgaagatcctaataagaatgCTACCAATAGTTGGAAGCACCATCATAATGAACACATGCTTGGCACAGCTTCAAACATTCTCAGTTCAGCAAGGCAATGTAATGAACCTCAAACTGGGTTCTCTAACAGTTCCAGCACCTTCCATTCCCGTTATACCCCTTGTCTTCATAACCATCTTGGTCCCCATATACGAACTATTCTTCGTCCCATTCGCACGCAAGATCACAAACCACCCCTCAGGAATCACACAACTACAGAGAGTTGGAGTAGGCCTTGTTCTCTCTGCAATCTCAATGGCAGTGGCTGCAATTGTTGAGGTGAAAAGAAGGGAGAGAGGGAGAAAAGACCCTTCTAACCCCATAAGCCTGTTCTGGCTTTCATTCCAGTACGCTATATTTGGTGTTGCGGACATGTTCACGCTTGTGGGACTGTTGGAATTCTTCTACAGAGAAGCTCCTTCGGGGATGAAATCGTTGTCAACATCGTTGACGTGGCTATCCATGTCTCTTGGATACTTTCTGAGCACGGTGTTTGTGAATGTCATAAATGGTGTTACGAAAAGAGTGAGTCCAAGTAAAGAAGGGTGGTTGCATGGTTTTGACTTGAATCACAATAATCTCAACTTGTTTTATTGGTTCTTGGCCATTCTTAGCTGCATTAACTTCTTCAACTACCTCTTCTGGGCCTCAAGGTACAAGTACAAATCTGATCAACTacaccctcctcctcctcctgctGCAGCCACAAATCACAAGAAGCCTTTAGATCAAGTTCCTCTCAGAAAAATGGAGATTAATTAG
- the LOC112695633 gene encoding rhicadhesin receptor: MKFIGSVLVVTFALVLASTSASDPDALQDLCVADTKSGVKVNGFTCKDAAKVNASDFSSNILAKPGVAANTTFGSIVTGANVEKIPGLNTLGVSLARIDYAPGGLNPPHTHPRATEIVFVLEGQLDVGFITTSNVLISKTIYKGEIFVFPKGLVHFQKNNANEPAAVISAFNSQLPGTQSIPLTLFAATPPVPDNVLTKAFQVGTKEIEKIKSRLAPKK, encoded by the exons ATGAAGTTCATAGGCTCAGTGTTAGTGGTGACTTTTGCTCTGGTTTTAGCCTCAACCTCAGCATCAGATCCTGATGCTCTTCAAGACCTCTGTGTTGCAGACACTAAATCTG GTGTTAAGGTGAATGGATTCACGTGTAAAGACGCTGCAAAAGTGAATGCATCTGATTTCTCATCAAACATATTAGCAAAACCAGGTGTGGCAGCAAACACAACCTTCGGTTCCATTGTAACAGGAGCCAACGTTGAAAAGATCCCAGGATTGAACACACTTGGTGTGTCTCTGGCACGCATTGACTATGCCCCAGGTGGACTCAACCCACCCCACACACACCCACGTGCCACTGAGATTGTGTTTGTTCTTGAAGGTCAACTTGATGTTGGGTTCATAACAACATCCAATGTTCTCATATCAAAGACCATCTACAAGGGTGAGATCTTTGTCTTCCCAAAAGGGTTGGTTCACTTCCAGAAGAACAATGCCAATGAACCTGCTGCAGTTATTTCAGCCTTCAACAGCCAATTGCCTGGAACACAATCTATTCCTCTGACTTTGTTTGCTGCCACCCCACCGGTCCCGGATAACGTGTTGACCAAGGCATTCCAGGTTGGTACCAAGGAGATTGAGAAAATCAAGTCTAGGCTTGCTCCCAAGAAGTAA
- the LOC112695632 gene encoding phytochrome A: protein MSSSRRSQSSSNSSRSRQSARVIAQTSVDAKLHANFEESGSSFDYSNSVRLSSGTVSGENQARCDRVTAAYLHQMQKGKFIQPFGCLLALDDKTLRVIAYSHNASEMLTMVSHAVPSVGDHTALAIGTDIRTIFTPSSAAALQKALAVPEVSLLNPILVHCKTSGKPFYAIVHRITATLIIDFEPVKPHEVPMTAAGALQSYKLAAKAITRLQSLPSGSMETLCDTMVQEVFELTGYDRVMAYKFHEDDHGEVIAEVAKPGLEPYLGLHYPATDIPQAARFLFMKNKVRMIVDCRAKHVKVLQDPKVSIDLTLCGSTLRAAHSCHLQYMENMNSIASLVMAVVVNDNDEDGDGSDVVQPQKRKRLWGLVVCHNTTPRFVPFPLRYACEFLAQVFAIHVNKELELEYQIVEKNILRTQTLLCDMLMRDAPLGIVSQSPNIMDLVRCDGAALLYRDKVWRLGVAPSESHIRELALWLSKCHKDSTGLSTDSLSDAGFPGAAALGDVVCGMAAVRISSMDIVFWFRSHTAAEIRWGGAKHEPGDRDDPTKMSPRSSFKAFLEVVKGRSLPWKDYEMDAIHSLQLILRNSFKDNEIMDISTQAIDTRLNDLKIEGMQELEAVTSEMVRLIETASVPILAVNVDGMVNGWNTKIAELTGLSVEEAIGKDLLTLVEDFSAERVKKMLDMALQGKEEKNFQFEIKTHGVKIDSGPISLVVNACASRNLQNSVVGVCFVAHDMTAEKTVMDKFTRIEGDYRAIVQNPNPLIPPIFGTDEFGWCCEWNSAMTKLTGWKREDVMDKMLLGEVFGTHMACCRLKNQEAVVNFGIVLNNAMTGVETEKAAFGFFTRKGKYVECLLSVSKKLDVEGEVTGVFCFLQTASPELQQALHIQRLSEQTALKRLKALTYMKRQIRNPLCGIVFSRKLLENTELGIEQKQLLDTGTQCQRQLSKILDDSDLDRIIDGYLDLEMVEFTLHQVFVACLSQVMTKSKAMGIHIINEVTEHIMTETLYGDSLRLQQVLADFLLVCINFTPTGGQVVVAASLTKDQLGKSVHLANLEISITHDGVGVPETLLNQMFGRDGQESEEGISLLISRKLLKLMNGDVRYLREAGKSSFILTVELAASQKLIA from the exons ATGTCGTCGTCGAGGCGAAGCCAATCATCGAGCAATTCAAGCAGATCAAGACAGAGTGCAAGAGTAATTGCTCAGACAAGTGTGGATGCAAAGCTGCATGCAAACTTTGAGGAGTCCGGAAGTTCATTCGACTACTCCAATTCGGTGCGGTTGTCTTCCGGTACAGTCAGTGGAGAAAACCAGGCAAGATGTGACAGAGTTACAGCAGCTTATCTTCATCAAATGCAGAAGGGGAAGTTCATCCAGCCCTTTGGGTGCTTGCTAGCTTTGGATGACAAGACACTTAGGGTCATTGCATACAGTCACAATGCATCTGAAATGCTTACCATGGTCAGCCATGCTGTTCCAAGTGTTGGTGATCACACTGCTCTTGCCATTGGCACCGACATTCGGACTATTTTCACGCCCTCAAGTGCTGCTGCTTTGCAAAAGGCCCTTGCAGTTCCGGAGGTTTCGCTTCTTAACCCCATTCTAGTTCATTGCAAGACTTCTGGCAAGCCCTTCTATGCAATTGTTCATCGTATTACCGCTACTTTGATCATTGATTTTGAGCCTGTTAAGCCTCATGAAGTTCCTATGACTGCCGCCGGAGCCCTGCAATCTTACAAGCTTGCGGCCAAAGCAATAACTAGATTGCAGTCTTTGCCCAGTGGGAGCATGGAAACGCTTTGTGACACCATGGTTCAAGAAGTTTTTGAGCTCACGGGTTATGACAGGGTgatggcttataaatttcatgaGGATGATCATGGGGAAGTGATTGCTGAGGTTGCAAAGCCAGGTCTTGAGCCATATCTGGGTTTGCACTATCCAGCCACTGATATTCCCCAGGCTGCGCGCTTCTTGTTTATGAAGAACAAGGTCCGAATGATAGTTGATTGTCGTGCAAAGCATGTGAAGGTGCTTCAAGACCCCAAAGTTTCCATTGATTTAACTTTGTGCGGTTCAACTTTAAGGGCTGCTCATAGTTGTCACTTGCAATATATGGAAAATATGAATTCAATTGCTTCCCTGGTTATGGCAGTTGTGGTCAATGATAACGATGAAGATGGGGATGGCTCTGATGTTGTTCAGCCACAAAAGAGAAAGAGACTTTGGGGTTTAGTAGTTTGCCATAACACTACTCCAAGGTTTGTTCCCTTTCCTCTAAGGTATGCTTGTGAGTTTTTGGCTCAAGTATTTGCCATCCATGTGAATAAGGAATTAGAGTTAGAATATCAGATTGTTGAGAAGAATATCCTGCGCACGCAGACACTCTTGTGCGATATGCTGATGCGAGATGCACCCCTTGGTATTGTATCACAGAGCCCTAATATAATGGATCTTGTGAGATGTGATGGAGCAGCACTCTTGTATAGAGACAAGGTATGGAGATTAGGTGTGGCTCCAAGTGAATCTCACATAAGAGAGTTAGCTTTATGGCTCTCTAAGTGCCACAAGGACTCCACGGGTTTGAGTACAGATAGCTTGTCTGATGCAGGCTTCCCAGGAGCTGCTGCTCTTGGTGATGTTGTTTGTGGAATGGCAGCTGTGAGAATTTCTTCCATGGACATAGTTTTCTGGTTTAGATCACACACTGCTGCAGAAATCAGATGGGGTGGTGCCAAGCATGAACCTGGTGACAGGGATGATCCTACAAAGATGAGTCCAAGATCATCATTCAAGGCTTTCCTTGAAGTTGTGAAGGGAAggagcttaccatggaaggacTACGAAATGGATGCTATCCATTCATTGCAGCTAATACTGAGAAATTCATTCAAAGATAATGAGATTATGGATATAAGCACGCAAGCTATTGATACAAGACTAAATGATTTGAAGATTGAAGGGATGCAAGAATTAGAAGCAGTGACGAGTGAGATGGTTCGATTAATTGAAACAGCATCAGTGCCAATTTTGGCAGTTAATGTTGATGGGATGGTCAATGGATGGAACACGAAGATTGCTGAGTTGACAGGcctttcagttgaggaagctaTTGGAAAGGATTTACTTACGCTGGTTGAGGATTTTTCAGCAGAGAGAGTCAAGAAGATGCTGGACATGGCACTGCAGG gtaaagaagagaagaatttCCAATTTGAGATCAAAACACATGGTGTGAAGATTGATTCAGGTCCTATCAGCTTGGTAGTTAATGCTTGTGCAAGCAGGAATCTCCAAAACAGCGTGGTGGGAGTTTGTTTTGTGGCCCATGATATGACTGCTGAGAAGACAGTCATGGACAAATTCACTCGAATTGAAGGTGACTATAGGGCGATTGTACAGAATCCGAACCCTTTGATCCCCCCAATATTTGGCACAGATGAATTTGGCTGGTGTTGTGAATGGAATTCAGCCATGACAAAGCTAACTGGATGGAAGAGAGAGGATGTGATGGATAAAATGCTATTAGGGGAGGTTTTCGGAACCCATATGGCTTGTTGCCGTCTTAAGAATCAAGAAGCTGTTGTTAATTTTGGAATTGTACTTAACAATGCCATGACTGGTGTGGAAACAGAGAAGGCTGCTTTTGGTTTCTTCACTCGGAAGGGCAAGTATGTAGAATGCTTGCTTTCTGTGAGCAAGAAATTGGATGTAGAGGGTGAAGTTACTGGAGTCTTCTGCTTCTTACAGACAGCTAGCCCTGAGCTTCAACAAGCATTGCATATTCAGCGTTTATCCGAACAAACTGCCTTGAAGAGACTCAAAGCTTTAACTTATATGAAAAGGCAAATTCGGAATCCTTTGTGTGGGATTGTGTTCTCTCGAAAATTGTTGGAGAATACTGAGTTGGGAATTGAGCAAAAACAACTTCTGGACACTGGCACTCAGTGCCAACGCCAGCTTAGCAAAATTCTCGATGACTCGGATCTCGACCGTATCATTGATGG CTACTtggatttggaaatggttgaatTCACTCTGCATCAAGTTTTTGTTGCCTGTCTAAGTCAGGTCATGACAAAGAGCAAGGCAATGGGTATCCATATAATCAACGAAGTCACGGAGCACATCATGACAGAAACCTTATATGGTGATAGTCTTAGGCTGCAGCAAGTCTTGGCTGACTTCTTATTGGTTTGCATCAATTTTACGCCAACCGGAGGTCAAGTTGTTGTTGCAGCCTCTTTAACCAAAGATCAGTTAGGCAAATCAGTTCATTTGGCTAACTTGGAGATAAG CATAACACATGATGGTGTTGGTGTTCCGGAAACATTGCTGAACCAAATGTTCGGACGAGACGGACAAGAATCCGAGGAGGGTATTAGTCTGCTCATCAGCAGAAAGTTGCTGAAGCTGATGAATGGAGACGTGCGGTATCTGAGGGAAGCTGGCAAATCATCTTTCATCTTAACAGTTGAACTGGCTGCTTCCCAGAAATTGATTGCTTAA